A genomic stretch from Chiloscyllium plagiosum isolate BGI_BamShark_2017 chromosome 2, ASM401019v2, whole genome shotgun sequence includes:
- the LOC122557348 gene encoding protein JTB-like: MGARACDAVPLQSERNATSISQSRPCWEKEEFSIIRECTPCHDYEKTVHVECTSTGFVEEVKCVTDQRYRSCRSVEMEELKFWKFEGIMVLLGVIFAIIVMFRQRTLDRRAEQKVQRQLGVI, from the exons ATGGGTGCCAG AGCATGTGATGCTGTGCCATTGCAGTCAGAAAGGAATGCAA CAAGTATTTCACAATCAAGGCCTTGCTGGGAAAAAGAAGAATTCAGCATTATAAGAGAATGCACTCCATGTCATGATTATGAAAAG ACTGTGCATGTAGAATGTACATCTACTGGATTTGTTGAAGAAGTAAAGTGTGTAACAGACCAAAGGTATAGGAG CTGTCGTTCAGTTGAAATGGAAGAATTGAAGTTCTGGAAATTTGAAGGAATTATGGTTTTGCTGGGGGTGATCTTTGCCATCATTGTTATGTTTAGACAACGAACCCTAGATAGACGTGCAGAACAAAAAGTGCAACGACAACTTGGGGTGATTTAA